In Primulina huaijiensis isolate GDHJ02 unplaced genomic scaffold, ASM1229523v2 scaffold20025, whole genome shotgun sequence, the following are encoded in one genomic region:
- the LOC140966162 gene encoding uncharacterized membrane protein At3g27390 yields the protein MEVPVGFVAKLWIFLSFLPFFTLLLLLGLLKGLIICPVALAIIAVGNSAVVIGLWPAHVIWTYYCVTKSKRLGWILKILVLLSLPVLLILWPGVAIVGSVLGGIGYGFFAPLIATFEAVGESVTEKWKHCFLDGCWSTLEDSCTVVRDFMDFCFHSYFSYMDELSEEVHENEKPMEIQLSLLPSGFLVAILAVPVDVPLITVIALWKSPYMLFHGWKRLLEDLIGREGPFLETVCVPFAGLAIFLWPLAVIGAVLAAFFSSIFLGLYGGVIVIEEGSLQMGLAYIVAVISLFDEYCNDLLYLREGSCFPRPRYRKNKNDINEIARRQSIEQDGSHSLNLVSEGSRTLKRAIQQYTPVQVWDWLFKSCEVNGKVLLHEGLVNVEDVQECILKGNCKKLGVKLPAWSILQCLLKSSKSDSSGLVLSEHMELNPTNFPRDRFFDWFLAPLLTMKEQIKGLKLEENEEAFLKKLVMVCKNNTPEEWEDTGFPSGDKVRVAQLQAVIRRLQGIVGSMSRLPTFRRRFKNLVKVLYVEAIQMGLSSPGDTGSSKSRFPHARRKSEESSMQINTHEHDGDIV from the exons ATGGAGGTACCTGTTGGGTTTGTAGCCAAGCTCTGGATTTTTTTATCCTTCTTACCATTTTTCACCTTGCTCCTCTTACTTGGGCTTCTCAAAG GGTTGATTATATGTCCAGTTGCCTTAGCCATAATAGCGGTTGGAAATTCAGCAGTGGTTATTGGTCTTTGGCCTGCACATGTTATATGGACTTACTACTGTGTGACAAA AAGCAAGAGGTTGGGGTGGATTTTGAAGATTCTCGTATTGCTTTCGTTGCCGGTGCTTTTGATTCTATGGCCTGGCGTTGCAATTGTTGGAAGTGTTCTCGGCGGAATTGGTTATGGATTTTTCGCTCCATTGATTGCTACCTTTGAGGCTGTCGGAGAGAGTGTGACCGAGAAATGGAAGCATTGTTTTTTG GATGGTTGTTGGTCGACTCTCGAAGATAGTTGTACGGTAGTTCGAGATTTCATGGATTTTTGCTTCCATTCGTACTTCTCCTACATGGATGAATTGAGTGAGGAAGTGCACGAAAACGAGAAACCAATGGAAATACA GTTATCGTTGCTTCCAAGCGGTTTCTTGGTCGCTATTCTCGCTGTTCCAGTAGACGTCCCTCTCATTACGGTGATAGCTCTTTGGAAAAGTCCTTACATGTTGTTCCATGGATGGAAGAGGCTATTAGAAGACTTGATTGGTAGAGAAGGTCCATTCTTGGAAACCGTTTGTGTTCCATTTGCTGGTCTAGCAATCTTTCTGTGGCCTCTAGCTGTAATTGGGGCGGTTTTGGCAGCTTTCTTCTCAAGCATTTTTCTCGGTCTTTATGGTGGAGTCATCGTGATTGAG GAAGGTTCTCTTCAAATGGGACTTGCGTATATTGTGGCCGTGATATCTCTATTTGATGAATATTGCAACGATCTACTTTACTTGAGAGAAGGTTCATGTTTTCCTAG GCCTCGTTACCGGAAGAACAAGAATGATATCAATGAGATCGCGAGAAGACAGTCCATTGAACAAGATGGTTCCCACAGTTTAAATTTAGTTTCAGAAGGATCAAGAACACTTAAACGAGCTATCCAACAATATACACCAGTGCAG GTGTGGGATTGGCTCTTCAAATCATGTGAAGTGAACGGAAAAGTGCTCCTTCATGAAGGACTTGTAAATGTTGAAGATGTTCAAGAATGTATTCTTAAAGGAAACTGTAAGAAGCTCGGTGTCAAGCTTCCTGCATGGTCGATTTTACAGTGTCTCCTCAAATCATCGAAGTCTGATTCTTCCGGATTGGTTCTCT CTGAACACATGGAGTTAAATCCGACAAACTTTCCAAGGGATAGATTTTTTGATTGGTTTTTGGCGCCTCTCCTAACCATGAAGGAGCAGATAAAGGGACTTAAACTCGAAGAGAACGAGGAAGCATTCTTGAAAAAGCTAGTTATGGTATGCAAAAATAATACGCCGGAAGAATGGGAGGACACCGGGTTCCCATCTGGTGACAAAGTGAGAGTAGCACAGTTGCAAGCTGTGATTAGGAG GCTTCAAGGGATCGTCGGCTCGATGTCCCGATTACCAACGTTCAGACGACGATTCAAGAATCTGGTGAAGGTTCTTTATGTGGAAGCAATCCAGATGGGTCTGTCTTCCCCGGGCGACACGGGTTCCtcaaaatcaagatttccgCATGCACGTAGAAAAAGTGAAGAGAGCAGCATGCAAATTAATACCCATGAACATGACGGTGACATAGTATGA
- the LOC140966095 gene encoding rRNA (cytosine-C(5))-methyltransferase NOP2C isoform X1, translating into MKKGRSFLHRTFRTLRQQGSSTPKMDPSERYCYNPILRWNPKVEEYFVKAYGADHFSRISESLTRPSCYSCVRVNTLKSTSDVVIEKLLAILQERGWQNVSAEEAIAPRDTMGSAGVPLESTRTTCGPNGSTPSSYLSKCDIPGLDYLVFINGLGPLTVNYKYEENKPPKEVIVSRKCAEAVLRGAQVYVPGVLACSAHVEKGEPVAVSVAVEQPGTDGGWGIGFTRGTVLEGSQTDPYHFERNGLYIGQGTAMMSRAGMFRVSEGVAVDLDDRVFKLPSFHDLLGGEIFLQNLPSIITAHALDPREGERILDMCAAPGGKTTAIAILMKDKGEVIAVDRSHNKVLNIEKLAAELGLGCIATYKLDALKSVRRSVDIDTPNCGKNEGIQFSDSSKSGMENNSMGGGYDTPEQLRKLNCTNKADARNTSRKMRNGPGRSNCLGHRVEKSEGFSTNSFDRVLLDAPCSALGLRPRLFAGEETIESLRTHAKYQRRMFDQAVQLVRSGGVIVYSTCTINPGENEALVRYALDTYTFLSLASQNPKVGGPGLVGGCQFPDGYLEEWLKPGEEDLVQRFDPSSSLDTIGFFIAKFNVGSKDI; encoded by the exons atgaaaaaggGTAGGAGTTTCCTTCACAGAACCTTCCGAACTCTCCGACAACAGGGAAGCTCCACTCCCAAG ATGGATCCATCGGAGCGTTACTGCTACAACCCAATCTTGCGTTGGAATCCTAAGGTTGAAGAATATTTCGTGAAAGCTTATGGAGCCGACCATTTCTCTCGAATTTCCGAGTCTCTCAC GCGTCCTTCGTGTTACTCCTGTGTGCGGGTGAATACTCTCAAATCAACCAGTGATGTCGTTATCGAGAAGCTTTTGGCTATTCTACAGGAAAGAGGGTGGCAAAATGTTTCTGCTGAAGAAGCTATTGCTCCTCGCGATACAATGGGTAGTGCTGGGGTACCTCTTGAATCTACTAGAACTACTTGTGGTCCAAATGGTTCTACTCCAAGTTCTTACCTTTCCAAATGTGATATACCTGGTCTAGACTACTTGGTTTTCATCAATGGTTTGGGACCACTAACAGTTAACTACAAGTACGAGGAGAACAAACCTCCTAAAGAGGTGATAGTCAGTCGGAAATGTGCTGAAGCGGTTCTTAGGGGTGCTCAG GTGTATGTGCCTGGTGTTTTGGCCTGTAGTGCTCATGTAGAGAAAGGTGAGCCCGTGGCAGTTTCTGTTGCTGTGGAACAGCCGGGCACTGATGGTGGATGGGGAATCGGTTTTACTCGTGGGACTGTACTTGAGGGATCACAAACAG ACCCTTATCATTTTGAAAGAAATGGCCTCTACATTGGCCAAGGAACTGCTATGATGTCCAGAGCTGGAATGTTTCGGGTATCTGAAGGAGTTGCAGTAGACTTGGATGACAGAGTATTTAAACTACCTTCCTTTCATG ATTTACTTGGAGGAGAGATATTTCTTCAGAACCTTCCTAGCATCATTACGGCGCATGCCTTAG ATCCTAGGGAAGGAGAGAGGATACTGGATATGTGTGCGGCTCCTGGAGGGAAAACTACAGCAATTGCGATTCTCATGAAGGATAAAGGAGAAGTTATCGCAGTTGATAGATCTCATAATAAG GTGCTTAACATTGAGAAATTGGCTGCTGAACTGGGCTTAGGATGCATAGCCACTTACAAACTTGATGCGCTGAAATCTGTGCGTAGATCTGTTGACATCGATACCCCTAATTGTGGAAAAAATGAAGGGATTCAATTCTCAGATTCATCAAAATCAGGAATGGAGAATAACTCCATGGGTGGTGGATATG ATACTCCTGAGCAATTGAGGAAGCTTAATTGCACGAATAAGGCTGATGCCAGGAATACCAGCCGAAAAATGAGAAATGGGCCTGGAAGAAGTAACTGTTTGGGTCATAGAGTTGAGAAATCTGAAGGGTTTTCAACAAATAGCTTTGATCGAGTTCTGCTTGATGCTCCTTGTTCTGCTCTTGGTCTGAGACCTCGCTTGTTTGCTGGAGAG GAGACAATTGAATCATTACGAACCCATGCCAAGTATCAGAGACGAATGTTTGACCAGGCTGTGCAGCTTGTTCGCTCTGGTGGTGTTATTGTGTATTCCAC ATGTACCATAAATCCTGGTGAAAATGAAGCATTAGTTCGATATGCATTGGATACATATACATTTCTTTCATTGGCATCACAG AATCCAAAGGTAGGGGGCCCTGGCCTTGTTGGTGGTTGTCAATTTCCTGATGGATACCTGGA gGAATGGTTAAAACCTGGTGAAGAAGATCTTGTCCAGAGATTTGATCCATCTTCTTCACTTGATACCATAGGCTTTTTCATTGCCAAGTTTAATGTCGGTTCAAAAGATATCTGA
- the LOC140966095 gene encoding rRNA (cytosine-C(5))-methyltransferase NOP2C isoform X2 yields MDPSERYCYNPILRWNPKVEEYFVKAYGADHFSRISESLTRPSCYSCVRVNTLKSTSDVVIEKLLAILQERGWQNVSAEEAIAPRDTMGSAGVPLESTRTTCGPNGSTPSSYLSKCDIPGLDYLVFINGLGPLTVNYKYEENKPPKEVIVSRKCAEAVLRGAQVYVPGVLACSAHVEKGEPVAVSVAVEQPGTDGGWGIGFTRGTVLEGSQTDPYHFERNGLYIGQGTAMMSRAGMFRVSEGVAVDLDDRVFKLPSFHDLLGGEIFLQNLPSIITAHALDPREGERILDMCAAPGGKTTAIAILMKDKGEVIAVDRSHNKVLNIEKLAAELGLGCIATYKLDALKSVRRSVDIDTPNCGKNEGIQFSDSSKSGMENNSMGGGYDTPEQLRKLNCTNKADARNTSRKMRNGPGRSNCLGHRVEKSEGFSTNSFDRVLLDAPCSALGLRPRLFAGEETIESLRTHAKYQRRMFDQAVQLVRSGGVIVYSTCTINPGENEALVRYALDTYTFLSLASQNPKVGGPGLVGGCQFPDGYLEEWLKPGEEDLVQRFDPSSSLDTIGFFIAKFNVGSKDI; encoded by the exons ATGGATCCATCGGAGCGTTACTGCTACAACCCAATCTTGCGTTGGAATCCTAAGGTTGAAGAATATTTCGTGAAAGCTTATGGAGCCGACCATTTCTCTCGAATTTCCGAGTCTCTCAC GCGTCCTTCGTGTTACTCCTGTGTGCGGGTGAATACTCTCAAATCAACCAGTGATGTCGTTATCGAGAAGCTTTTGGCTATTCTACAGGAAAGAGGGTGGCAAAATGTTTCTGCTGAAGAAGCTATTGCTCCTCGCGATACAATGGGTAGTGCTGGGGTACCTCTTGAATCTACTAGAACTACTTGTGGTCCAAATGGTTCTACTCCAAGTTCTTACCTTTCCAAATGTGATATACCTGGTCTAGACTACTTGGTTTTCATCAATGGTTTGGGACCACTAACAGTTAACTACAAGTACGAGGAGAACAAACCTCCTAAAGAGGTGATAGTCAGTCGGAAATGTGCTGAAGCGGTTCTTAGGGGTGCTCAG GTGTATGTGCCTGGTGTTTTGGCCTGTAGTGCTCATGTAGAGAAAGGTGAGCCCGTGGCAGTTTCTGTTGCTGTGGAACAGCCGGGCACTGATGGTGGATGGGGAATCGGTTTTACTCGTGGGACTGTACTTGAGGGATCACAAACAG ACCCTTATCATTTTGAAAGAAATGGCCTCTACATTGGCCAAGGAACTGCTATGATGTCCAGAGCTGGAATGTTTCGGGTATCTGAAGGAGTTGCAGTAGACTTGGATGACAGAGTATTTAAACTACCTTCCTTTCATG ATTTACTTGGAGGAGAGATATTTCTTCAGAACCTTCCTAGCATCATTACGGCGCATGCCTTAG ATCCTAGGGAAGGAGAGAGGATACTGGATATGTGTGCGGCTCCTGGAGGGAAAACTACAGCAATTGCGATTCTCATGAAGGATAAAGGAGAAGTTATCGCAGTTGATAGATCTCATAATAAG GTGCTTAACATTGAGAAATTGGCTGCTGAACTGGGCTTAGGATGCATAGCCACTTACAAACTTGATGCGCTGAAATCTGTGCGTAGATCTGTTGACATCGATACCCCTAATTGTGGAAAAAATGAAGGGATTCAATTCTCAGATTCATCAAAATCAGGAATGGAGAATAACTCCATGGGTGGTGGATATG ATACTCCTGAGCAATTGAGGAAGCTTAATTGCACGAATAAGGCTGATGCCAGGAATACCAGCCGAAAAATGAGAAATGGGCCTGGAAGAAGTAACTGTTTGGGTCATAGAGTTGAGAAATCTGAAGGGTTTTCAACAAATAGCTTTGATCGAGTTCTGCTTGATGCTCCTTGTTCTGCTCTTGGTCTGAGACCTCGCTTGTTTGCTGGAGAG GAGACAATTGAATCATTACGAACCCATGCCAAGTATCAGAGACGAATGTTTGACCAGGCTGTGCAGCTTGTTCGCTCTGGTGGTGTTATTGTGTATTCCAC ATGTACCATAAATCCTGGTGAAAATGAAGCATTAGTTCGATATGCATTGGATACATATACATTTCTTTCATTGGCATCACAG AATCCAAAGGTAGGGGGCCCTGGCCTTGTTGGTGGTTGTCAATTTCCTGATGGATACCTGGA gGAATGGTTAAAACCTGGTGAAGAAGATCTTGTCCAGAGATTTGATCCATCTTCTTCACTTGATACCATAGGCTTTTTCATTGCCAAGTTTAATGTCGGTTCAAAAGATATCTGA
- the LOC140966125 gene encoding long chain acyl-CoA synthetase 8-like isoform X2 codes for MDDVGGSFSFSTFKDNGSYGIVCAVIMAVVIPILVAVVLGGKRNAKQRGVPVEVVGGTDLVMRNARYVKLVEVPWEGATTLAALFEQSCKKNSGEKFLGTRKVIGKEFVTASDGRKFEKLHLGQYQWETYAQAFTRACNFASGLLKIGHDMDTRAAIFSETCAEWMIAFQACFRQNITVVTIYASLGDDALIHSLNETQVSTVICDSKQLKKLAAVSSSLKTISQVIYIDDEDTTSASQDIGNWRKFSFSEGVMMTHGNIVATAAAVMTVIPGIGSKDVYLAYLPLAHVFELAAETVMLTAGASIGYGSALTLTDTSNKIKKGTQGDASALKPTLMAAVPAILDRVRDGVLKKVDEKGGFVKKLFNIAYNRQLATIEGSLFGAWGIESLFWDIVVFKKIRSILGGEIRLMLCGGAPLSGDAQRFINICMGAPIGQGYGLTETCAGAAFSEWDDPSVGRVGPPLPCCYVKLVSWEEGGYTIVDKPMPRGEIVIGGHSVTAGYFNNDSKTKEVYEVDERGMRWFYTGDIGRFHPDGCLEIIDRKKDIVKLQHGEYISLGKVEAAVSSSTYVDSIMVYADPFHNFCVALVVPAHQALEGWARESGIKYGDFPDLCKKSEAKNEVQQSLFKAAKAAKLEKFEIPAKVTLLPEPWTPESGLVTAALKLKRESLKSKFKDELELLYK; via the exons ATGGATGATGTGGGGGGTAGCTTTTCTTTTTCGACATTTAAAGACAATGGTTCATATGGAATTGTTTGTGCTGTCATCATGGCTGTAGTTATACCTATACTTGTTGCCGTGGTTCTTGGGGGTAAAAGAAATGCAAAGCAGAGAGGTGTTCCGGTTGAAGTTGTTGGTGGGACTGACTTGGTAATGCGTAATGCTAGATATGTCAAATTGGTCGAGGTTCCTTGGGAAGGGGCTACAACTTTGGCGGCTTTGTTTGAGCAGtcttgtaaaaaaaattccGGTGAAAAGTTTCTTGGGACAAGAAAAGTAATTGGGAAGGAATTTGTCACAGCTAGCGATGGGCGAAAATTCGAGAAACTTCATTTGGGACAGTACCAGTGGGAAACTTACGCGCAGGCTTTCACTCGTGCCTGTAACTTTGCGTCCGGTCTTCTTAAAATAGGTCATGATATGGACACTCGTGCTGCAATTTTTTCTGAAACTTGCGCAGAGTGGATGATAGCATTTCAG GCATGCTTCCGGCAGAACATCACTGTTGTTACAATTTATGCTTCCTTAGGAGATGATGCCCTAATTCACTCACTTAATGAG ACTCAAGTATCAACTGTCATTTGTGACTCCAAGCAATTGAAGAAGTTGGCTGCAGTAAGTTCGAGTTTGAAAACCATTAGCCAGGttatttatattgatgatgaaGACACTACAAGTGCTTCCCAAGATATTGGAAATTGGAGAAAATTCTCTTTTTCCGAG GGTGTTATGATGACTCATGGAAACATTGTGGCCACTGCAGCTGCCGTTATGACAGTCATTCCAGGAATTGGAAGCAAAGATGTCTATCTTGCTTATTTGCCTTTAGCTCATGTGTTTGAGTTAGCTGCAGAG ACTGTGATGTTGACTGCAGGTGCCTCAATTGGCTATGGCTCAGCACTGACATTAACAGACACctccaacaaaataaaaaaaggaaCACAGGGAGATGCATCTGCGTTGAAGCCTACATTGATGGCAGCTGTTCCAGCTATTCTAGACCGTGTTAGAGACGGAGTTCTGAAGAAG GTTGATGAAAAGGGAGGTTTTGTGAAAAAACTTTTCAATATTGCTTATAATCGCCAACTGGCAACTATTGAGGGAAGCTTGTTTGGTGCGTGGGGTATAGAAAGTCTCTTTTGGGATATTGTTGTTTTTAAGAAGATAAGGTCTATCCTTGGAGGAGAAATTCGACTTATGCTTTGTGGTGGAGCTCCTTTGTCTGGAGATGCTCAGAGATTTATCAACATTTGCATGGG GGCGCCTATTGGTCAAGGATATGGCTTGACTGAAACATGTGCAGGAGCTGCCTTTTCAGAGTGGGATGACCCTTCTGTTGGGCGTGTTGGTCCTCCACTTCCTTGTTGCTACGTcaag CTCGTGTCTTGGGAAGAAGGTGGTTATACTATAGTAGATAAGCCAATGCCACGGGGAGAGATTGTTATTGGTGGACACAGCGTGACAGCTGGGTATTTTAACAATGATTCCAAAACTAAAGAGGTGTACGAG GTCGATGAGAGGGGCATGCGTTGGTTCTACACTGGTGATATTGGAAGGTTTCACCCTGATGGATGTCTTGAGATTATTGATAGGAAGAAAGATATCGTGAAGCTTCAACATGGCGAGTACATCTCACTTGGAAAG GTTGAGGCAGCAGTGTCGTCGAGCACATATGTTGATAGTATTATGGTCTATGCGGATCCCTTCCACAACTTTTGTGTAGCCCTCGTGGTGCCTGCACATCAGGCTCTTGAGGGATGGGCCCGTGAATCTGGAATAAAGTACGGGGATTTTCCTGATCTATGCAAAAAGTCTGAAGCGAAGAATGAGGTTCAACAATCACTTTTCAAG GCAGCCAAGGCGGCTAAACTCGAAAAGTTTGAAATTCCGGCAAAGGTTACGCTGTTGCCGGAGCCATGGACTCCAGAAAGTGGTTTGGTCACTGCAGCTCTGAAATTGAAGAGGGAGTCATTGAAGAGCAAATTTAAAGATGAGCTCGAACTGTTGTACAAGTGA
- the LOC140966125 gene encoding long chain acyl-CoA synthetase 8-like isoform X1: MDDVGGSFSFSTFKDNGSYGIVCAVIMAVVIPILVAVVLGGKRNAKQRGVPVEVVGGTDLVMRNARYVKLVEVPWEGATTLAALFEQSCKKNSGEKFLGTRKVIGKEFVTASDGRKFEKLHLGQYQWETYAQAFTRACNFASGLLKIGHDMDTRAAIFSETCAEWMIAFQACFRQNITVVTIYASLGDDALIHSLNETQVSTVICDSKQLKKLAAVSSSLKTISQVIYIDDEDTTSASQDIGNWRKFSFSEVEKLGSNNPSRPSLPIKKDIAVIMYTSGSTGLPKGVMMTHGNIVATAAAVMTVIPGIGSKDVYLAYLPLAHVFELAAETVMLTAGASIGYGSALTLTDTSNKIKKGTQGDASALKPTLMAAVPAILDRVRDGVLKKVDEKGGFVKKLFNIAYNRQLATIEGSLFGAWGIESLFWDIVVFKKIRSILGGEIRLMLCGGAPLSGDAQRFINICMGAPIGQGYGLTETCAGAAFSEWDDPSVGRVGPPLPCCYVKLVSWEEGGYTIVDKPMPRGEIVIGGHSVTAGYFNNDSKTKEVYEVDERGMRWFYTGDIGRFHPDGCLEIIDRKKDIVKLQHGEYISLGKVEAAVSSSTYVDSIMVYADPFHNFCVALVVPAHQALEGWARESGIKYGDFPDLCKKSEAKNEVQQSLFKAAKAAKLEKFEIPAKVTLLPEPWTPESGLVTAALKLKRESLKSKFKDELELLYK; encoded by the exons ATGGATGATGTGGGGGGTAGCTTTTCTTTTTCGACATTTAAAGACAATGGTTCATATGGAATTGTTTGTGCTGTCATCATGGCTGTAGTTATACCTATACTTGTTGCCGTGGTTCTTGGGGGTAAAAGAAATGCAAAGCAGAGAGGTGTTCCGGTTGAAGTTGTTGGTGGGACTGACTTGGTAATGCGTAATGCTAGATATGTCAAATTGGTCGAGGTTCCTTGGGAAGGGGCTACAACTTTGGCGGCTTTGTTTGAGCAGtcttgtaaaaaaaattccGGTGAAAAGTTTCTTGGGACAAGAAAAGTAATTGGGAAGGAATTTGTCACAGCTAGCGATGGGCGAAAATTCGAGAAACTTCATTTGGGACAGTACCAGTGGGAAACTTACGCGCAGGCTTTCACTCGTGCCTGTAACTTTGCGTCCGGTCTTCTTAAAATAGGTCATGATATGGACACTCGTGCTGCAATTTTTTCTGAAACTTGCGCAGAGTGGATGATAGCATTTCAG GCATGCTTCCGGCAGAACATCACTGTTGTTACAATTTATGCTTCCTTAGGAGATGATGCCCTAATTCACTCACTTAATGAG ACTCAAGTATCAACTGTCATTTGTGACTCCAAGCAATTGAAGAAGTTGGCTGCAGTAAGTTCGAGTTTGAAAACCATTAGCCAGGttatttatattgatgatgaaGACACTACAAGTGCTTCCCAAGATATTGGAAATTGGAGAAAATTCTCTTTTTCCGAGGTTGAAAAACTTGGAAGCAATAATCCTTCTCGTCCTAGTCTGCCAATCAAGAAAGATATTGCTGTCATCATGTACACAAGTGGCAGTACGGGCCTTCCTAAG GGTGTTATGATGACTCATGGAAACATTGTGGCCACTGCAGCTGCCGTTATGACAGTCATTCCAGGAATTGGAAGCAAAGATGTCTATCTTGCTTATTTGCCTTTAGCTCATGTGTTTGAGTTAGCTGCAGAG ACTGTGATGTTGACTGCAGGTGCCTCAATTGGCTATGGCTCAGCACTGACATTAACAGACACctccaacaaaataaaaaaaggaaCACAGGGAGATGCATCTGCGTTGAAGCCTACATTGATGGCAGCTGTTCCAGCTATTCTAGACCGTGTTAGAGACGGAGTTCTGAAGAAG GTTGATGAAAAGGGAGGTTTTGTGAAAAAACTTTTCAATATTGCTTATAATCGCCAACTGGCAACTATTGAGGGAAGCTTGTTTGGTGCGTGGGGTATAGAAAGTCTCTTTTGGGATATTGTTGTTTTTAAGAAGATAAGGTCTATCCTTGGAGGAGAAATTCGACTTATGCTTTGTGGTGGAGCTCCTTTGTCTGGAGATGCTCAGAGATTTATCAACATTTGCATGGG GGCGCCTATTGGTCAAGGATATGGCTTGACTGAAACATGTGCAGGAGCTGCCTTTTCAGAGTGGGATGACCCTTCTGTTGGGCGTGTTGGTCCTCCACTTCCTTGTTGCTACGTcaag CTCGTGTCTTGGGAAGAAGGTGGTTATACTATAGTAGATAAGCCAATGCCACGGGGAGAGATTGTTATTGGTGGACACAGCGTGACAGCTGGGTATTTTAACAATGATTCCAAAACTAAAGAGGTGTACGAG GTCGATGAGAGGGGCATGCGTTGGTTCTACACTGGTGATATTGGAAGGTTTCACCCTGATGGATGTCTTGAGATTATTGATAGGAAGAAAGATATCGTGAAGCTTCAACATGGCGAGTACATCTCACTTGGAAAG GTTGAGGCAGCAGTGTCGTCGAGCACATATGTTGATAGTATTATGGTCTATGCGGATCCCTTCCACAACTTTTGTGTAGCCCTCGTGGTGCCTGCACATCAGGCTCTTGAGGGATGGGCCCGTGAATCTGGAATAAAGTACGGGGATTTTCCTGATCTATGCAAAAAGTCTGAAGCGAAGAATGAGGTTCAACAATCACTTTTCAAG GCAGCCAAGGCGGCTAAACTCGAAAAGTTTGAAATTCCGGCAAAGGTTACGCTGTTGCCGGAGCCATGGACTCCAGAAAGTGGTTTGGTCACTGCAGCTCTGAAATTGAAGAGGGAGTCATTGAAGAGCAAATTTAAAGATGAGCTCGAACTGTTGTACAAGTGA
- the LOC140966081 gene encoding acetyl-CoA acetyltransferase 2-like, with product MAPAAARDSIKPRDVCIVGVARTPMGGFLGSLSSLSATKLGSIAIACALKRANIDPSLVQEVFFGNVLSANLGQAPARQAALGAGIPNTVICTTVNKVCASGMKATMLAAQSIQLGINDVVVAGGMESMSNVPKYLAEARKGSRLGHDSLVDGMLKDGLWDVYNDFGMGVCAELCAEHHNITREEQDNYAVQSFERGIAAQDGGAFAWEIVPVEVSGGRGKPSTIVDKDEGLGKFDAAKLKKLRPSFKETGGTVTAGNASSISDGAAALILVSGEKVVKLGLDVIAKISGYADAAQAPELFTTTPALAIPKAISNAGLEASQIDYYEINEAFAVVALANQKLLGIAPEKVNIHGGAVALGHPLGCSGARILVTLLGVLKQKNGKYGVGGVCNGGGGASAFVVELL from the exons ATGGCTCCAGCTGCAGCAAGGGATTCAATTAAGCCTAGAG ATGTCTGCATCGTTGGAGTTGCTCGAACACCTATGGGTGGATTTCTTGGTTCTCTTTCGTCATTGTCAGCAACAAAGCTCGGGTCTATAGCTATTGCAT GTGCTCTGAAGAGAGCAAATATTGATCCATCACTTGTACAAGAAGTTTTCTTTGGAAATGTACTCAGTGCAAACTTAGGACAGGCTCCTGCTAGGCAGGCGGCACTAGGTGCTGGGATTCCGAACACGGTGATCTGTACCACTGTCAACAAAGTCTGTGCCTCAGGGATGAAAG CAACAATGCTTGCTGCACAAAGTATCCAGTTGGGCATCAATGATGTTGTTGTGGCTGGTGGCATGGAAAGCATGTCTAATGTCCCAAAGTACTTGGCAGAAGCAAG GAAGGGATCACGACTTGGACATGATTCCCTTGTTGATGGAATGTTGAAAGATGGATTATGGGATGTTTATAATGATTTTGGCATGGGAGTTTGTGCTGAATTATGTGCTGAACACCATAATATTACAAGAGAAGAGCAG GACAATTATGCAGTTCAGAGCTTTGAGCGTGGAATTGCTGCTCAAGATGGTGGTGCATTTGCATGGGAGATTGTTCCT GTTGAAGTGTCTGGGGGTAGAGGAAAGCCATCCACAATTGTTGATAAGGATGAAGGTTTGGGAAAG TTTGATGCTGCAAAattgaagaagctaaggccaaGTTTTAAGGAGACAGGTGGTACAGTCACAGCGGGCAATGCTTCTAGCATAAG tgATGGTGCTGCTGCTCTCATTTTAGTCAGTGGAGAGAAGGTTGTGAAGCTTGGTCTAGATGTCATTGCAAAGATCTCAGGATATGCTGATGCTGCTCAG GCACCTGAATTATTTACAACTACACCAGCACTTGCAATTCCAAAAGCAATTTCAAATGCTGGTTTAGAAGCATCTCAAATAGACTATTATGAGATTAATGAAGCCTTTGCG GTTGTTGCTCTTGCAAATCAGAAGCTTCTTGGTATTGCTCCT GAAAAAGTTAACATTCACGGTGGAGCTGTAGCCTTGGGCCATCCTCTAGGTTGCAGTGGAGCTCGTATCCTGGTCACACTTTTGGGG GTATTGAAGCAGAAGAATGGTAAATACGGAGTTGGTGGTGTTTGCAATGGAGGAGGAGGTGCTTCAGCCTTCGTCGTAGAGCTTCTGTAA